GCCCAGTAGAAATCATGGTTGGAATATCAACTGACGGAAAAGTTTCTGGAATTAAAATTTTATCTCACACTGAAACTCCTGGTCTTGGTGCTAATGCTCCAGAGCCTAAATTTTCAGATCAGTATAAAAATAAACCTACAAAAGGCAAATTAGAAGTTGTAAAAACAGTTCCTTCAAAAGACAATCAAATACAAGCTCTTACAGGCGCCACTATTACATCGAAAGCTGTAACCCTTGGTGTTAATGAAGCCATTGATTTTTACAATTCTTCATTGAAAGGAGCTAAAAAATAATGGGTAAACTTCTTGAAAGATTAAAAAACGGTATATTAACGGAAAATCCACTATTTGTACAAGTTCTAGCTACTTGCCCTACCCTAGCTGTTACTACCAGTATACAAAATGGTATAGGTATGGGACTTGCATCTACAGCGGTGCTTATTGGTTCTAATCTTTTTATATCGGTATTAAGAAAAATAATCCCTGAAAAGGTTCGTATACCAGCTTATATTACAATAATAGCTGCTTTTGTTACATTAATACAGTTTTTATTGCAAGGATTTGTACCTTCTCTATATAAGTCACTGGGAATTTTCATTCCACTTATAGTTGTAAACTGTGTAATTCTTGGAAGAGCTGAAGCCTATGCTTCTAAAAATAAAGTACTTCCTTCAGTTTATGATGCTATCGGAATGGGACTTGGATTTACTGTAGCATTAGTAATCCTTGCATCAATTAGAGAATTACTAGGAGCTGGTTCACTATTTGGATTTAAAATATTTGGAAACTCCTTTGAGCCTGCTATAATTATGATTTTAGCACCTGGAGCTTTTATTACTCTAGGGATTATAATGGCCTTATTAAATCAAAAGGCAATCAATGAAACAAATCAAGTTAATAATAAAATTGCACATTTTCATGAGATTGATCCAGTAACTGGTGAATGTACTGGATGCGGTTCATGTGCTCACAGTTGCAAAAAATAACATTTAATTTTTTAAGAAAGGTGGATTAAAATGAAACTATTTTCAATCTTTATAAGTGCATTTTTAATAAATAACTTCTTACTAGTTAAGTTCCTTGGAATATGTTCTTTTCTTGGAGTTTCTAAAAAAACTGAAACTGCAAAAGGAATGGGACTGGCAGTAGTGTTTGTTATGTTCTTAGCTTCATTTTTGTGTTATGGAGTCTTCAATTGGATTTTGGTTCCTTTAAATATAACCTATTTATCAACCCTAGCCTTCGTATTAGTTATCGCTGCACTAGTACAATTTGTTGAAATGGTTATTAAGAAAACTCAACCAACTCTTTATAAAGCGCTCGGAATATACCTTCCATTAATAACAACTAACTGTGCCCTTCTTGGTATGGCTGTTATAAATATAGGTGAAAAATATAACCTAATAGAATCTATGGTTAATGCTCTTGGTGCTGCATTTGGATACATGCTTGCCATTGTACTTCTTGCAGGTCTAAGAGAAAGAATGGAAGAAAGTGATAATATGCCACTATGCTTTAGAGGTCTTCCTATTTCACTAGTAACAGCAGGACTCATGGCTATTGCTTTCTTAGGCTTTAGTGGTTTAAAATTGGGGGGTATTTAAATGGATATTAATAATTTAATTTACCCAATAATAAGCATTGGTGGTATGGGTCTTGTATTTGGAGTAGTACTTGGTTACGCTAATAAAAAATTCCATGTACCTGTTGATCCTAAAGTACCACTAGTTAGAGAAGCATTACCTAGCGCAAATTGCGGAGCATGTGGATTTGCTGGTTGTGATGCTTATGCTGCAGCCGTAGTTGAAGGAGGCACACCACTAAATTTATGTTCAGTAGGCGGAGCTTCTGTTGCTGAAAATATCGGAGAAATAATGGGAGTATCAGTTGAAACTTTAAATCCCCAAGTTGCCTTCGTTAAATGTAAAGGTACATGTAACGTTGCAAAAGAAAAATATGAGTATGATGGAATTCGCGATTGTCGCCAAGCAGTTATTGCACCCGGTGAAGGCCCTAAGGCTTGCTCAGATGGTTGTATGGGCTTTGCAAGCTGTGTAAGAGCTTGTGAGTTCAATGCACTTCATATCATTGATGGTGTAGCTGTAGTCTATAAGGATAATTGTGTAGCTTGTGGCGCCTGTATTGCAGTATGCCCTAAGAATCTAATAGAGTTTGTGCCAGCTTCTCAAGAAGTACTTGTTGAATGTAACTCAAAATCAAAAGGTAAATCAGTTAAAGAGAATTGCGAAGTTGGATGTATTGCTTGTACCATGTGTGTAAAAGTGTGCCCAACGGAGGCAATTGTTATGGTTAATAACTTAGCTACAATAGATTTTGAAAAATGTATACAATGTGGCCTATGTGCTACAAAGTGTCCAACAAAAGCTATCTCTAAACCTCTAAAAGCTCATGAAAATGTGAGTGGCCAGAGTGAGGCAGTAAGCAAATAGTTATAAAAAAGATACTAAGATTTTAATCTTAGTATCTTTTTTTTACGATTTTAAAGATAATCCTGAATTTTCAATTTTATAAGCTACAAGATATTATTATTCAGTTATAGGAATCCATATTTCACAAGTATAATCATCAGAACTTGTGTCTCCTGGAGGGTAAACCTCAATTTCATAATCAGCTGCTCGTTTAT
This DNA window, taken from Clostridium estertheticum, encodes the following:
- a CDS encoding RnfABCDGE type electron transport complex subunit G, with translation MKENIKLGLILLLITGIAGFLLGGAYEITKAPIAASIEADKQAAMKAILPTADKFEKADVKITDKVSEVNAGMKGTEIAGYAIKVAPKGYGGPVEIMVGISTDGKVSGIKILSHTETPGLGANAPEPKFSDQYKNKPTKGKLEVVKTVPSKDNQIQALTGATITSKAVTLGVNEAIDFYNSSLKGAKK
- the rsxE gene encoding electron transport complex subunit RsxE; the protein is MGKLLERLKNGILTENPLFVQVLATCPTLAVTTSIQNGIGMGLASTAVLIGSNLFISVLRKIIPEKVRIPAYITIIAAFVTLIQFLLQGFVPSLYKSLGIFIPLIVVNCVILGRAEAYASKNKVLPSVYDAIGMGLGFTVALVILASIRELLGAGSLFGFKIFGNSFEPAIIMILAPGAFITLGIIMALLNQKAINETNQVNNKIAHFHEIDPVTGECTGCGSCAHSCKK
- the rsxA gene encoding electron transport complex subunit RsxA; this encodes MKLFSIFISAFLINNFLLVKFLGICSFLGVSKKTETAKGMGLAVVFVMFLASFLCYGVFNWILVPLNITYLSTLAFVLVIAALVQFVEMVIKKTQPTLYKALGIYLPLITTNCALLGMAVINIGEKYNLIESMVNALGAAFGYMLAIVLLAGLRERMEESDNMPLCFRGLPISLVTAGLMAIAFLGFSGLKLGGI
- a CDS encoding RnfABCDGE type electron transport complex subunit B; this translates as MNNLIYPIISIGGMGLVFGVVLGYANKKFHVPVDPKVPLVREALPSANCGACGFAGCDAYAAAVVEGGTPLNLCSVGGASVAENIGEIMGVSVETLNPQVAFVKCKGTCNVAKEKYEYDGIRDCRQAVIAPGEGPKACSDGCMGFASCVRACEFNALHIIDGVAVVYKDNCVACGACIAVCPKNLIEFVPASQEVLVECNSKSKGKSVKENCEVGCIACTMCVKVCPTEAIVMVNNLATIDFEKCIQCGLCATKCPTKAISKPLKAHENVSGQSEAVSK